The Mesorhizobium sp. M1D.F.Ca.ET.043.01.1.1 genome contains a region encoding:
- a CDS encoding DUF1127 domain-containing protein, with the protein MNLIRSYRNWRVYRETVSELGRLSNRQLHDLGIVRDEIKMIARKAV; encoded by the coding sequence ATGAACCTGATCCGCAGCTATCGTAACTGGCGCGTTTATCGCGAGACGGTTTCCGAGCTGGGTCGGCTTTCGAACCGCCAGCTCCATGATCTCGGCATCGTTCGCGACGAGATCAAGATGATCGCCCGCAAGGCGGTCTAA
- a CDS encoding Mth938-like domain-containing protein, whose protein sequence is MAKGIVIREAHFPGRAPIEAYGNGGFRFADMSHRGSLLCLPSGIHGWEPADPQALKASDFDKLFAQADKVEILLVGTGKDLRPLPAALRAALKEAGISADPMSTGAAVRTYNVLLAEDRAVAAALIAVD, encoded by the coding sequence ATGGCCAAAGGCATCGTCATCCGCGAGGCGCATTTTCCCGGCAGGGCGCCGATTGAAGCCTATGGCAATGGCGGGTTCCGCTTTGCTGACATGTCGCATCGCGGCTCGCTGCTCTGCCTGCCGTCGGGCATCCATGGCTGGGAGCCAGCCGATCCGCAGGCACTGAAAGCTTCGGACTTCGACAAGCTGTTCGCCCAGGCCGACAAGGTCGAAATCCTGCTGGTCGGCACCGGCAAGGATCTGCGGCCGCTGCCGGCGGCGTTGCGCGCCGCGCTGAAAGAGGCCGGCATCTCGGCCGACCCGATGTCGACGGGCGCGGCCGTGCGCACCTACAACGTGCTTCTGGCCGAGGACCGCGCCGTGGCTGCAGCGCTCATTGCCGTCGATTGA
- a CDS encoding phytoene/squalene synthase family protein yields the protein MGGGSTIVMDAVRAADPDRYLCALYAPADKRDALLALYAFNAEIASVRDRIHEPLPGEVRLQWWRDVIMAEGGAETGHPTADALGATITASHLPKAAFDNMLEARIFDLYDDPMPSRTDLEGYCGETAAALIQLAAMVLDAAAAPHFAELAGRAGCAQAITGLLLLLPLHRRRGQCYVPADILAAAGTTPEEFVKGDGGAGAERAVAAMIALAREHLNAFEKSVPALPASLRPAFLPLALTRAYLDKMDKAGRSPLADTATLSTLRRHWLLLRHAMRGWTPL from the coding sequence ATGGGCGGCGGCTCAACCATTGTCATGGACGCGGTGCGCGCCGCCGATCCTGACCGCTATCTCTGCGCGCTCTACGCGCCGGCTGACAAGCGCGACGCGTTGCTTGCGCTCTATGCCTTCAATGCGGAGATCGCCAGCGTTCGCGACCGCATCCATGAGCCGCTGCCGGGCGAGGTGAGGCTGCAATGGTGGCGCGATGTCATCATGGCCGAGGGCGGGGCTGAGACCGGTCATCCGACCGCCGATGCGCTTGGGGCTACGATTACCGCCAGTCATCTGCCGAAGGCTGCTTTCGACAACATGCTCGAAGCGCGCATCTTCGACCTCTATGACGACCCGATGCCGTCGCGAACCGATCTCGAGGGCTACTGCGGCGAGACGGCCGCGGCGCTGATCCAGCTTGCGGCGATGGTGCTCGATGCGGCTGCCGCGCCGCACTTTGCCGAATTGGCAGGCAGGGCGGGCTGCGCGCAGGCGATTACGGGCCTGCTGCTTTTGTTGCCGCTGCACCGCAGGCGAGGCCAATGCTACGTGCCCGCCGATATCCTGGCGGCCGCGGGTACGACACCGGAAGAGTTCGTCAAAGGCGACGGCGGCGCCGGCGCGGAGCGGGCGGTGGCGGCGATGATCGCCCTGGCGCGGGAGCATCTCAATGCCTTCGAGAAGAGCGTGCCGGCGCTTCCCGCGTCGTTGCGCCCGGCTTTTCTGCCGCTGGCGCTGACGCGCGCCTATCTCGACAAGATGGACAAAGCGGGACGGTCTCCACTCGCAGACACCGCGACGCTTTCAACCTTGCGCCGGCATTGGCTGCTCTTGCGCCATGCCATGCGAGGCTGGACACCCCTTTGA
- the trmFO gene encoding methylenetetrahydrofolate--tRNA-(uracil(54)-C(5))-methyltransferase (FADH(2)-oxidizing) TrmFO, giving the protein MSKNPVHVIGGGLAGSEAAWQIAEAGVPVVLHEMRPVRGTDAHKTDGLAELVCSNSFRSDDAENNAVGLLHAEMRLAGSLIMGAGDAHQVPAGGALAVDRDGFSDAVTKKIEAHPLITIEREEVPGLPSAEWDQAIIATGPLTAPSLAQSIAEATGADALAFFDAIAPIVHFDTIDMNTSWFQSRYDKVGPGGTGKDYINCPMDKEQYLTFVSALLEGQKTEFKQWEGTPYFDGCLPIEVMAERGVETLRYGPMKPMGLTNVHNPSVKAYAVVQLRQDNALGTLYNMVGFQTKLKHAEQVRIFRTIPALENAEFARLGGLHRNTYINSPTLLDPSLQLKSRPGLRFAGQITGCEGYVESAAIGLLAGRFAAAGRLGQAVSLPPATTAFGALLNHITGGHIVSDDEPGKRSFQPMNVNFGLFPPMEASKVEGKRLRGKDKTVAKRRAITARALADCREWLGLPSQAQAAE; this is encoded by the coding sequence ATGAGCAAAAATCCCGTACATGTCATCGGCGGCGGCCTCGCCGGCTCCGAAGCCGCTTGGCAGATCGCCGAGGCCGGCGTCCCTGTCGTGCTGCATGAAATGCGCCCCGTGCGCGGCACCGACGCCCACAAGACAGACGGCCTGGCCGAGCTCGTCTGCTCGAACTCGTTCCGCTCCGACGATGCCGAGAACAACGCGGTCGGCCTGCTGCATGCCGAAATGCGGCTTGCCGGCTCGCTGATCATGGGCGCAGGCGACGCGCACCAAGTGCCGGCAGGCGGCGCTTTAGCCGTCGACCGCGACGGCTTTTCCGACGCGGTGACGAAGAAGATCGAGGCGCATCCGCTGATCACGATTGAGCGCGAGGAAGTCCCCGGCCTGCCGTCGGCGGAGTGGGACCAGGCGATCATCGCCACCGGCCCGCTGACGGCCCCCTCGCTCGCCCAGTCGATCGCCGAGGCGACCGGCGCCGATGCGCTCGCCTTCTTCGACGCCATTGCGCCGATCGTGCATTTCGACACGATCGACATGAACACTTCGTGGTTCCAGTCGCGCTACGACAAGGTCGGGCCCGGCGGCACCGGCAAGGACTATATCAACTGCCCGATGGACAAGGAGCAGTATCTCACCTTTGTTTCGGCCCTGCTGGAAGGCCAAAAAACCGAGTTCAAGCAGTGGGAAGGCACGCCCTATTTCGACGGCTGCCTGCCGATCGAGGTGATGGCCGAACGCGGCGTCGAAACGCTGCGCTACGGGCCGATGAAGCCGATGGGCCTGACCAACGTCCACAATCCGTCGGTGAAAGCCTATGCGGTCGTGCAGCTCCGCCAGGACAATGCGCTGGGCACGCTCTACAACATGGTCGGCTTTCAGACCAAGCTGAAGCATGCCGAGCAGGTGCGCATCTTCCGCACCATCCCGGCGCTCGAAAACGCCGAGTTTGCACGGCTCGGCGGTCTGCACCGCAACACCTACATCAACTCGCCGACGCTGCTCGATCCGTCGCTGCAGCTAAAATCGCGGCCGGGCCTGCGTTTCGCAGGCCAGATCACCGGCTGCGAAGGCTATGTCGAAAGCGCCGCTATCGGCCTGCTTGCCGGCCGCTTCGCCGCCGCCGGGCGCCTCGGCCAGGCAGTTTCGCTGCCACCGGCGACCACTGCGTTTGGCGCATTGCTCAACCATATCACCGGCGGCCATATCGTTTCGGACGACGAGCCCGGCAAACGCTCCTTCCAGCCGATGAACGTCAATTTCGGCCTGTTCCCGCCGATGGAAGCATCGAAGGTCGAAGGCAAGCGCCTGCGCGGCAAGGACAAGACCGTCGCCAAGCGCCGCGCGATCACCGCGCGCGCATTGGCCGATTGTCGCGAGTGGTTGGGTCTGCCCTCGCAGGCGCAGGCGGCGGAATAA
- a CDS encoding DUF1127 domain-containing protein → MNLIRNYRNWRRYRETVSELSRLSNRELTDLGISRSDIHYVARKAV, encoded by the coding sequence ATGAACTTGATCCGCAACTACCGCAACTGGCGCCGCTACCGGGAAACCGTTTCCGAGCTGAGCCGCCTGTCGAACCGTGAACTGACCGACCTCGGCATCAGCCGCAGCGACATCCACTACGTCGCCCGCAAGGCGGTCTAA
- a CDS encoding DUF2157 domain-containing protein codes for MAGYVTRVGADIARWREAGLIDAPTADALARDVAANERTSLSFGSILAMMAALLFGAAILIFVAANWEAIPRLARVAALFAVILGGYVGGAFLKTRDHAAIGEALWVVAAAAFGGSIALIGQMYHLSGDEASALLTWCAGTALAAVALRSNPLTVASVGIADAWLFLKWGGFFRRAEFPYLFAAVALVLFAISFWTRSQAARHLIILSILFYLALLVIDHNTLQVAIPLVLVSALLFAAAIFAAEPVERIAQLGGRLPLHALIGFLAGLAMVQFELADEASYNSGFAVASAVALAGIVAAIMLGGRESRGLRWVAYAGFAFELAIIYVVMLQSMLDTAGFFLSAGVLLGILALVIIRVEKRMKKPAGGGAAA; via the coding sequence ATGGCGGGCTATGTGACACGGGTTGGGGCGGATATCGCCCGCTGGCGGGAGGCGGGCCTGATCGACGCGCCAACCGCGGACGCCTTGGCGCGCGACGTGGCCGCCAACGAGCGCACTTCGCTGAGCTTCGGCTCGATCCTGGCGATGATGGCGGCGTTGCTGTTCGGTGCAGCGATCCTGATCTTCGTCGCGGCCAATTGGGAAGCCATTCCGCGGCTGGCGCGGGTGGCGGCGTTGTTTGCCGTCATCCTAGGCGGCTATGTCGGCGGCGCATTCTTGAAGACGCGCGATCACGCGGCGATCGGCGAGGCGCTGTGGGTCGTCGCCGCCGCGGCCTTCGGCGGATCGATCGCCTTGATCGGCCAGATGTACCACCTGTCGGGTGACGAAGCCTCGGCGCTGCTGACCTGGTGCGCCGGCACGGCGCTGGCAGCGGTCGCATTGCGCTCGAACCCGCTCACAGTCGCGTCGGTCGGCATCGCCGACGCCTGGTTGTTCCTCAAATGGGGCGGATTTTTCCGCCGGGCCGAGTTTCCTTATCTCTTCGCCGCCGTGGCGCTGGTGCTGTTCGCCATTTCATTCTGGACACGCAGCCAGGCGGCGCGACACCTGATCATCCTGTCGATCCTGTTCTATCTGGCGCTGCTGGTCATAGACCACAACACGCTCCAGGTCGCGATTCCCCTCGTGCTCGTCTCGGCGCTGCTGTTTGCAGCGGCGATCTTCGCCGCCGAGCCCGTCGAAAGGATCGCGCAACTCGGCGGCCGGCTGCCCTTGCACGCGCTGATCGGCTTTCTTGCCGGCCTGGCAATGGTCCAGTTCGAACTGGCCGACGAGGCGAGCTACAATAGCGGCTTTGCCGTTGCCTCGGCGGTCGCGCTTGCCGGCATCGTCGCAGCGATCATGCTCGGCGGCCGTGAGAGCAGGGGCTTGCGCTGGGTAGCCTATGCCGGCTTCGCCTTCGAACTCGCCATCATCTATGTGGTGATGTTGCAGTCGATGCTCGACACGGCGGGCTTCTTCCTGTCCGCGGGCGTGCTGCTGGGGATACTGGCGCTGGTCATCATCCGCGTCGAAAAACGCATGAAAAAGCCCGCCGGAGGAGGAGCAGCGGCATGA
- the secDF gene encoding protein translocase subunit SecDF, translating to MLYFSRLKMILIWLAVAVTVILAAPNLFPASMLAQLPSWVPKRQMTLGLDLQGGSHILLQMDQNDLIKDQLETTRDEIRTLLREAKIQYTGLGGTGRTVQVRISDPSQVEAAKTALKPITNPIAAGLFTGGSVQSMTLDDSESGLLKFTVTDGGIKYRTSTALSQAIEVVERRVNALGTTEPIVQRQGDDRILVQVPGLQNPQRLKDIIGQTAKLTFQMVDTSVPVQDAMKNRPPPGDSVLYSQDDPPVPYLIENRVIVSGEDLSNATPTYNSQTNEPVVSFTFNSRGATRFGQATQQNVGKPFAIVLDNQVISAPVIREPILGGSGQISGNFTAESANDLAVLLRAGALPAKLTIIEERTVGPGLGQDSIHAGKVAGVIGSILVVAFMFVAYGFLGFLANVALAVHVAMIVGALSLLGATLTLPGIAGIVLTIGMAVDSNVLIYERIREERRNGRSVIQAIDTGFTKALATIVDSNVTSLIATVVLFWLGTGPVKGFAITYAIGILTTVFTAFTFTRMLVAIWLRRARPKELPRAPVTFIPPGTKIPFMGIRRWTFALSSLLSILSVVGFLTIDINYGIDFKGGSMIEVQAKQGNADLADIRGRLSELNIGEIQVQQFGQPNDVLIRVGTQDAGENAEQTVIDKVRGELQDQYDFRRVEVVGPTVSGELAKQGTIAMLIALVGILLYVWFRFEWQFAVGAIVATVHDVVMTIGFFVISGLEFNQSSLAAILTIIGYSLNDTIVVYDRVREDLRKYKKMPLPQLLNNAINETLSRTTLTSVTTSLALLALVLFGGEVIRSFTLAMLFGVVFGTYSSIFIAAPLLILFKLRPQAATADEEKKPVNGKAVTT from the coding sequence ATGCTGTATTTCTCGCGCCTGAAGATGATCCTGATCTGGCTGGCAGTGGCCGTCACAGTGATCCTCGCCGCGCCCAACCTGTTCCCGGCAAGCATGCTGGCGCAACTGCCGAGCTGGGTGCCGAAGCGGCAGATGACGCTTGGCCTCGACCTCCAGGGCGGCTCGCACATCCTGCTCCAGATGGATCAGAACGACCTGATCAAGGATCAACTGGAGACGACGCGCGACGAGATCAGGACGCTGTTGCGGGAAGCCAAGATCCAATACACCGGCCTTGGTGGAACGGGCCGGACCGTGCAGGTGCGCATCAGTGATCCGAGCCAGGTCGAAGCCGCCAAGACAGCGCTGAAGCCGATAACCAATCCGATCGCGGCCGGCCTCTTCACCGGCGGTTCCGTGCAGTCGATGACGCTGGACGATTCCGAGTCCGGCTTGCTGAAGTTCACCGTCACGGATGGCGGTATCAAGTACCGTACGTCGACGGCCCTGTCGCAGGCGATCGAAGTCGTGGAGCGGCGTGTCAACGCGCTCGGCACGACCGAGCCGATCGTGCAGCGGCAGGGCGATGATCGCATTCTGGTCCAGGTGCCTGGGCTTCAGAATCCGCAAAGGCTCAAGGACATTATCGGTCAGACCGCCAAGCTGACGTTCCAAATGGTCGATACGTCGGTGCCGGTCCAGGACGCGATGAAGAACCGCCCACCGCCAGGCGATTCGGTCCTGTATTCCCAGGACGATCCTCCGGTTCCCTATCTGATCGAGAACCGCGTGATCGTGTCGGGCGAAGACCTGTCGAACGCGACGCCGACTTATAACTCGCAGACGAATGAGCCGGTGGTTTCGTTCACGTTCAATTCTCGCGGGGCGACCCGGTTCGGTCAGGCGACCCAGCAGAATGTCGGCAAGCCGTTCGCCATCGTGCTCGACAATCAGGTGATCTCGGCGCCGGTGATCCGCGAGCCGATCCTTGGCGGAAGCGGGCAGATCTCTGGCAATTTCACCGCCGAGAGCGCTAACGATCTTGCCGTGTTGCTGCGCGCCGGCGCATTGCCGGCCAAATTGACCATCATCGAAGAGCGCACGGTTGGTCCTGGCCTCGGTCAGGATTCAATTCATGCCGGCAAGGTCGCGGGCGTGATTGGCTCGATTCTGGTCGTCGCCTTCATGTTCGTCGCTTACGGCTTTCTCGGTTTCCTCGCCAACGTCGCGCTTGCCGTGCACGTGGCGATGATCGTGGGTGCGCTTTCGCTGCTTGGCGCCACGCTGACCTTGCCGGGTATCGCCGGTATCGTGCTCACCATCGGCATGGCGGTGGACTCGAACGTTCTGATCTACGAGCGTATCCGCGAGGAGCGACGAAACGGCCGTTCGGTCATCCAGGCGATCGATACCGGCTTCACCAAAGCGCTGGCCACCATCGTCGACTCCAACGTCACCTCGCTGATCGCGACCGTGGTGCTGTTCTGGCTAGGCACCGGCCCGGTGAAGGGCTTCGCCATCACCTATGCGATCGGCATTCTGACGACGGTCTTCACCGCCTTCACCTTCACCCGCATGCTGGTGGCGATCTGGCTGCGCCGCGCGCGTCCTAAGGAATTGCCGCGAGCGCCGGTCACCTTCATCCCGCCGGGCACCAAGATCCCGTTCATGGGCATCCGCCGCTGGACCTTCGCTTTGTCCAGCCTGCTGTCGATCCTGTCGGTGGTTGGGTTCCTGACCATCGACATCAACTACGGCATCGACTTCAAGGGCGGCTCGATGATCGAGGTGCAGGCGAAGCAGGGCAACGCCGATCTCGCCGACATCCGTGGCCGGCTGTCCGAGCTCAACATTGGCGAGATCCAGGTGCAGCAATTCGGCCAGCCGAATGACGTGCTGATCCGCGTCGGCACCCAGGACGCCGGCGAGAATGCCGAGCAGACCGTCATCGACAAGGTGAGGGGCGAGCTGCAGGACCAGTATGACTTCCGCCGCGTTGAGGTGGTGGGACCGACGGTTTCCGGGGAGCTTGCCAAGCAAGGCACGATCGCCATGCTGATCGCGCTGGTCGGCATCCTGCTCTACGTCTGGTTCCGCTTCGAATGGCAGTTCGCGGTCGGCGCCATCGTCGCCACCGTGCACGATGTGGTGATGACGATTGGCTTCTTCGTCATATCGGGGCTGGAATTCAACCAGTCGTCGCTGGCGGCGATCCTCACCATCATCGGCTATTCATTGAACGATACCATCGTCGTCTACGACCGCGTCCGCGAGGATTTACGCAAATACAAGAAGATGCCGCTGCCGCAGCTTCTGAACAATGCCATCAACGAGACGCTGTCGCGAACCACGCTGACCTCGGTCACGACATCCCTGGCGCTTTTGGCGCTGGTGCTGTTCGGCGGCGAGGTGATCCGCTCCTTCACGCTGGCAATGCTGTTCGGCGTGGTGTTCGGCACCTATTCGTCGATCTTCATCGCCGCGCCGCTGCTGATCCTGTTCAAGTTGCGGCCGCAGGCCGCGACCGCCGACGAGGAGAAGAAGCCGGTGAACGGCAAGGCCGTGACGACCTGA
- a CDS encoding GDYXXLXY domain-containing protein, with product MSGKRLIIAALVLALVQIGFLSWIIAGRAAILRNGKEVLLKVEPVDPRDLLRGDYISVNNNISRIPVKLIANIPPGRVTSNDSELVVRLKKGADGYWQPTAAWFDQAPAPAVSDEADIVGHVADGWDLRSPDMTIAPEYGIDRFYVPEGEGMAIQSDVRVRPFGIKLALAADGTAQIKALMDGDKTLFEEPLY from the coding sequence ATGAGCGGCAAAAGACTGATCATCGCGGCGCTGGTGCTGGCGCTCGTCCAGATAGGCTTCCTCAGCTGGATCATTGCCGGACGCGCGGCGATCCTGCGCAACGGCAAGGAAGTCCTGCTCAAGGTCGAGCCCGTCGATCCGCGCGATCTCCTGCGCGGCGACTATATTTCGGTCAACAACAACATCTCGCGGATCCCGGTGAAGCTCATCGCCAACATTCCGCCAGGCAGGGTCACGAGCAACGACTCCGAGCTCGTCGTCAGGTTGAAGAAGGGTGCCGACGGCTATTGGCAGCCGACCGCGGCATGGTTCGACCAAGCGCCGGCGCCTGCCGTTTCCGATGAGGCCGACATCGTAGGGCATGTGGCGGATGGCTGGGATCTACGCTCACCCGACATGACGATCGCGCCGGAATACGGAATCGATCGCTTCTATGTGCCGGAAGGCGAGGGGATGGCGATCCAGAGCGACGTGCGGGTACGGCCGTTCGGCATCAAGCTGGCGCTCGCGGCCGACGGCACGGCGCAGATCAAGGCGCTGATGGATGGCGACAAGACGCTGTTCGAGGAGCCGCTTTATTAA